The Pyxidicoccus xibeiensis genome contains the following window.
AAGACTCCGGGCATCCGCAACGCGTAGCGGGCCAGCAGCCTCCAGAGGGCGAAGAAGCCCTCGCGAAAGCCCGCGCCCTCGTCCGTGCTGGCCATCTGGAACTCGTAGCGCGCATACCGGGACAGCTCGTCGTCGGAGAAGTCCCGAATGGCCAGCGCACAGCCACGCTTGCTGCCGTAGCGCCGGTACAGCGAGCCGACCGACATACGCATCACCCGCGCCAGCTCCGCGGCCGGAGTCTTGTCGTAGCCGCGCTGCGCCATCACCGCCGCTGCCTCCTCCATCCGCGTGGCCACGAACTGCTGGTACAGCTCTATCATCCGCCCACCCCCTGCCGGACCGACCCGCCCGTGGAAGGAACGTTCCTTCCGCCAGCACCTTCCTACCGGGTGGGGCTGACATGCCGACGGCGGACGACCGGGCAGGTCACCGGAGACCACGGTCGCCAGCGGCAGACCGCTCCTTCCGGGAGGCAGGCCGGGAAGGCCTTGCCCGCGTGTCGAACGAGGCGGAAAGAAACAGGCGCAAGATTCTTCAAGAACGCATCACGGCCCGCGGACACCTTGCCTCCCGTTCTCTCACGAACGTGGAGGCAGACCATGAAGGCAAGCAGAGTAGGCATCCTGGGCAGTGCGCTGTGGGTCCTGGCGTGTGGCGGTGTCTTCGGGTGCTCGGAGGATGAAGCGCCCGTGCCGTCTCGCGACGGAGTCACGGAGCTCATCCTGCCAGGCGACGACTTCTACCCGGAGGGCATCGCCGCCGGCGCGGACGACACCCTGTACGTGGGCAGCCTGATGAACGGACGCATCGTCCGGGTGCGGCCCGGCAGCGCCCGGGCAGAGGACTTCGTCGCTCCACGCGCAATCGTGACGGGCGTGGTGGGGCTGCTGGTGCAGGAGGAGAAGCAGTACCTGTGGCTGTGCAGCAACGTGTTCGGCACACCGGATGCGCCGGAGCTCATCGCCGTGAGCCTGTCCACGGGACAGGCCGTCCACCGGCATGTGTTCCCCGCGCAGCAGGGCGCTGGCTCGGGGTTCTGCAACGAGCTGGCCCTGGACACTGCCGGCAACCTTTACGCGACGGACAGCTTCCTCGGGCGCATCATCCGGGTGCCGGCGGCGCGCGTGGACACCGACAACTCGGCGGAGGTGTGGATCCAGGCCGATGCGCTCTACGGGCCGCAGGGGCAGTTCGGCCTCAACGGGCTCGCCTTCGACGGAGCGTCGTCGCTCTACGCGGTGAAGACGGCGGACGGGAAGCTGTTCCGCATCCCCATCACCGCGGGAGGTGCGGCGGGCGCCGTGCAGGAGGTGCCCTTGGACCGGCCCCTGGTGGGCCCGGACGGGCTGAAGCACTCCGCCTCGGCGGGGCTCGTCGTCGTGGAGCAGTACGGCACGGCGGTGTCGCGCATCGCCCTGGGCGCGGACGGCCGGGGCGCGGTGACGAAGCTCCAGGAAGGACTCAAGGACCCCACCTCGGTGGAACTTGCGGAGGGCAGTGCGTGGGTCTCGGAGAGCCAGCTCTCCCATCTCACCAGCCCGACCCCACCGCCGCTGGAGCTGCCCTTCCGCGTCCGCCGCGTGTCCCTGCCGGAGTAGCCTCGAAGCGGCTACACGGGGCGCAGGGTGGGCTCGTGATAGTCGGGCCCCACCTGTGGCGGCATGCGCTCGCCGGGGCCCACGCCCGTGGGCTTCAAGGCGGACCGGGCCATCTCCTCACCGTGACGCATCCGCATGCGGATCATCTCCGGTGAGAAGTCGAGCGTGTCCCCCAGCGGCTTCGCCGGCTCGATGACGGTGATGCGGCAGTAGCGGTAGGGCACGCCATCCGGCCGCCGCAGCGTGTAGCCCTCTTCGTAGGCCTGCCTCACGATGTCGTTGATGCGGACGAAGGTGTCCACGTCGTTGAGGAGGATTTCGTTGATGGTGATGTCCACGAGGCTGCGCTTGGCCACGTCCAGGATGTTGGCCGGGGCCTTCGCGGACTCGAGCTTCGGCGAGGAGCAGGCGATGACGACGATCTCCGTGGGGCCGAACTGCAGCGCGTCCCCCAGGGGCGTGACGTTGCGGAGCCCACCGTCGACGATGGCGGTGGGCCCGATGGGCTCCCAGATGACCGGCATGGTCGCGCTCTGCCAGACGGCGTCCAGGAAGTCCTTCGCCTCGCTGGGCACCAGCTCGTAGTTGCCGGAGACCAGCGACACGCGGCCCACGTGGGCAGGCACGACGAAGGGGCGCCCGGCGGCATTCCGGTAGATGAAGTCCCGCAGCGGCGTGCCGTCATAGAGCCCCAGCTTGCGGAGGAGGCCCAGCCGCAGCGCGATGACGGGCCAGGGGAACTTCCGGTACACGTCTGTCTCGCGGATGTTCAGCCAGACGTCGTTCAGCTCCTTGAAGGCGTGCTGCGCCAGGAGCGCGGCGTTCAGGGCGCCCACGGAGACGCCGAAGATGCGCTCCCAGCGGAAGCCGTGGACCTCGCGCAGGACGCGCTCGGCGCCCACCTGGAAGGCTCCCTTGGCGCCACCACCGGAGAGCACGAGCGTTGCGGGGCGTTCCGTCATGACCACGACACACCTCCTGGGCTGGATGACTGGCCCGGGCGCGCGGCACGGCCCGGGCGGAGCCCATGGTCACACCCGGTCGAGGAGGGATAGACACGTGCCAGAGGCCAGGGAATCGCCCCCCGGCGCCACTCCCTGTTCATCGCCAGGCCCTCCTCCTGGCTCATCCGAGGTGCGATGCTTCGCGGGTCCGGAGGGACTCCACTGCGTGTCCCTGCCTGGCGGTGGCCTCACCGGCCGTTTTCCGGATGGCCCGAAGGTGCTCACCGTGCTGGAGGAGCAAGCCATGCTGGACGACGCCAACGACCTCGAGGCGCTGCGCATCCTCGGACAACTGGAGCCGGCGCGAGCCATCCCGCTGCTCCTGGACGCCGTCTGGAAGGCGGGCGAGGCCCGTCCCGAGCCCAAGACGCTCAGCCGCGTCGACGCCTATGCCATCGAGAGCGCCCGACGCGAGAGAGGCATGAAGGCGCTGCTGCTGCTCGGCAGGCTGGGTGCGCGGGCGGCCTCTGCCCTGCCGACGCTCTCCGGCTACCGGAAGCTCTGCTCGCTGGAACCGTACGCGGACGCCGCCATCGACGACATCGTTCGGGACCTGTGCCGCAACCGCGCGCCGCCGCTGCCAGCGGGCCCCGCCGCCGAGGCCCGCGTGGCGGCCCTGCTCCGGGACGTGCCGCCCCCCAGGCTGCCCGCCGACACACCGGCCTGGATGCTCGCGCGCTGGGCCGAGCAGCTCCGGGCGCAAGGTCCCGAAATGACCGTCCGCGTCGCGCTCGCGGCCGCGCGCCGGGTGCTGGGGCTGTGGGAGTACCAGGACCCGACCAACGACGGTCCCCGGCGCGCGGTCATGGCGATGGATGCCTGGCTCCAGTCGCCCACGGACGCGCTCGTCGACAGCGCCGTGTACGACGGGCACGTCGTACCCAGCCAGGCGGCCACCCCGCCACATGCCTACTCCGCCTGCTGGTCGGTGACCTACGCCACGCGGTGCCTGCCACGCGAGGAGCCCCGAGACTCCGACGCGCCACCGCTCCACGAGGACGACGGAGACCCGCTGGGCGCGTGTGTCTGGGCCGCCTGCCGCGCCCTGAGCCGCCAGTCCGCCCTCACCGGGTCCTTCGGCTCCACGGAAGACTCACCGGACCCGCTCACCCCGCTCCAGTCGGCGAGGGAGATCCACCAGGCCATCCTGGACGAGGTGCTTCCCTGGGCCCACGGGACGTGGGACCCCGTGAAGGACGTCGCGCGCCTCCGGGATGAGCTCGCGGGCCGGGGGTGGAAGGTGGCGAGTGCTCCCCAGGGAAGAGGCCGCTAGGATGCCGCCTCCTTCCTTCCTGGAGCCCTGATGACGCGGACCCTCGGCTGTGTGGCGGCGTTGCTGCTCTCCTTCATGCCCGCGTGGGCGCTCGCCCAGGATGCCGCCGCCCCCGCAGCGCCGCCGGACGTGGAGGCCACGCACAACGCGCTGCGCGCCCTCAAGCAGGACATGGAGGACGCGCTCAACAAGCAGGACGTGGACCGGCTGCTGTCGCACCTGCACCCGGACGTCGTCTTCACCACGATGAACAACGACGTGCGCGTGGGCAAGGAGTCCATCCGCGCCTACTACGACGAGATGATGCGCGGGCCGAACCGCGTGGTGGAGAAGGTGACGGCGAAGTTCGAGGTGGACGACCTCACGCGCCTCTACGGGAGCACCGGCGTCGCCCGGGGCTCGTCCAAGGACCACTACGTCCTCACGGATGGCACGGACATCGTCATCGACAGCCGGTGGACCTGCACCATGGTCCGCGAGGGCGACCAGTGGCTCATCGCCGCCTTCCACTACTCCACCAACGTGTTCGACAACCCGCTGATGTCGAAGCTGAAGAACTACGGGGCGGTGCTGCTCGCCCTCATCGCGGTGGGCGCGCTCCTCGCCGGCTTCGTCATCGGCCGGACGACGCGCCGGAAGGCAACGACCTGACCTGCGCCTCCCCTCTGAGGAACGGCAGGCGCCGGGGCAGCCGCTTCCGCCAGAAG
Protein-coding sequences here:
- a CDS encoding SMP-30/gluconolactonase/LRE family protein; the protein is MKASRVGILGSALWVLACGGVFGCSEDEAPVPSRDGVTELILPGDDFYPEGIAAGADDTLYVGSLMNGRIVRVRPGSARAEDFVAPRAIVTGVVGLLVQEEKQYLWLCSNVFGTPDAPELIAVSLSTGQAVHRHVFPAQQGAGSGFCNELALDTAGNLYATDSFLGRIIRVPAARVDTDNSAEVWIQADALYGPQGQFGLNGLAFDGASSLYAVKTADGKLFRIPITAGGAAGAVQEVPLDRPLVGPDGLKHSASAGLVVVEQYGTAVSRIALGADGRGAVTKLQEGLKDPTSVELAEGSAWVSESQLSHLTSPTPPPLELPFRVRRVSLPE
- a CDS encoding SgcJ/EcaC family oxidoreductase, yielding MTRTLGCVAALLLSFMPAWALAQDAAAPAAPPDVEATHNALRALKQDMEDALNKQDVDRLLSHLHPDVVFTTMNNDVRVGKESIRAYYDEMMRGPNRVVEKVTAKFEVDDLTRLYGSTGVARGSSKDHYVLTDGTDIVIDSRWTCTMVREGDQWLIAAFHYSTNVFDNPLMSKLKNYGAVLLALIAVGALLAGFVIGRTTRRKATT
- a CDS encoding patatin-like phospholipase family protein, with translation MTERPATLVLSGGGAKGAFQVGAERVLREVHGFRWERIFGVSVGALNAALLAQHAFKELNDVWLNIRETDVYRKFPWPVIALRLGLLRKLGLYDGTPLRDFIYRNAAGRPFVVPAHVGRVSLVSGNYELVPSEAKDFLDAVWQSATMPVIWEPIGPTAIVDGGLRNVTPLGDALQFGPTEIVVIACSSPKLESAKAPANILDVAKRSLVDITINEILLNDVDTFVRINDIVRQAYEEGYTLRRPDGVPYRYCRITVIEPAKPLGDTLDFSPEMIRMRMRHGEEMARSALKPTGVGPGERMPPQVGPDYHEPTLRPV